One part of the Salinimonas iocasae genome encodes these proteins:
- a CDS encoding response regulator, whose protein sequence is MSYSCVIVEDQPEVAQFLAQQLIGSARYSIMGMANDVKTARTLLEAVTPDLLLMDVYLPDGNGLELLKLLRDNTYQSETFLLTAAKEVQVLEQAMKLGVTDFLVKPILLPRLHQALRNFENRQQQLSGASELTQSVVDQFFSVQHVQTSTRLPKGVDSLTLQKIRKVFTVRQDEALSAQQVGDRIGVSRSTARRYLEYMLETDDLMAEQIYGTVGRPERCYRLK, encoded by the coding sequence ATGTCGTATTCCTGTGTGATTGTTGAAGATCAGCCTGAAGTGGCTCAATTCCTTGCCCAGCAACTTATCGGATCAGCACGCTATTCGATCATGGGTATGGCGAATGATGTTAAAACGGCGCGGACTCTGCTTGAGGCCGTAACTCCGGATCTGCTGCTGATGGACGTCTACCTGCCCGACGGGAATGGCCTTGAGCTATTAAAACTACTTCGTGACAATACCTATCAAAGCGAGACGTTCCTGTTGACAGCTGCAAAAGAGGTCCAGGTACTTGAACAGGCTATGAAGCTGGGAGTTACAGACTTTCTGGTAAAACCTATCTTACTGCCTCGCCTTCATCAGGCGCTCAGAAATTTTGAAAACCGGCAGCAGCAGCTTTCTGGTGCTTCTGAACTGACGCAGTCGGTGGTTGATCAGTTTTTCAGTGTACAGCATGTTCAGACTTCAACCAGATTACCTAAGGGTGTAGATAGTTTGACACTGCAAAAGATACGAAAAGTGTTTACTGTTCGCCAGGATGAAGCTCTGAGCGCGCAGCAGGTTGGCGATAGAATAGGCGTTAGCCGTTCTACCGCGCGCCGCTACCTTGAATACATGTTGGAAACCGATGATCTTATGGCAGAACAAATATATGGCACGGTTGGTCGGCCGGAAAGGTGTTACCGTCTTAAATAA
- a CDS encoding phospholipase D-like domain-containing protein produces the protein MRNIPLKKTLFTCTFGLLFAPAVHADDIQVYFNAQVNPPAIQANLESKIVALINQSQQTLDIAVYDMDLPGVATAIVDAKDRGVSVRVITDNDNTGAENQEAYSILSNGNVPFIDDTADNSAGSGLQHNKLIVVDGRYVLAGSTNFTQSGIHGDLDAEGNLISDGNDNHILVIDSIELAREVTTQMDLMWGDGPGGLSDSLFGLSKPDHALTTVYTTNDNIRIDVQFTPQSASNYQGSGIDTTVGFVSAGLSEIDIAQFVISAQDIADAAEVPNNSGAVVRGIGDSSFFYRYYSEFQDMLGNTVLKDDGTEEVDSFTGATNNPWEIPADMRVASHLQGGDKWHHKYIRVDDKVLTGSHNASGAGSFTNDETILIIHDAQTAAKFKGHFDLAFCLSGSEQNCTETTFQGGTWEGVTFSGEEVASVLDIVNNATMQQLDIDAAMNKRTAENIISARPIADMDQLEAVPYVGNAAMTDLYDYMPAWEAL, from the coding sequence ATGCGCAATATACCTTTAAAAAAAACACTCTTCACCTGTACTTTTGGCCTGTTATTCGCCCCAGCGGTTCACGCGGATGATATTCAGGTTTATTTCAACGCCCAGGTAAATCCACCAGCCATTCAGGCAAACCTGGAATCGAAGATTGTAGCTTTAATCAATCAGTCACAGCAGACCCTGGATATTGCTGTCTATGATATGGACCTGCCAGGCGTTGCAACTGCTATTGTTGATGCTAAGGATCGTGGCGTGTCTGTCAGAGTTATTACCGATAACGATAATACCGGTGCAGAAAATCAGGAAGCTTACAGTATTCTTTCTAACGGGAATGTACCTTTTATCGACGACACTGCCGACAATTCTGCTGGCTCAGGATTGCAACATAATAAGCTGATTGTTGTAGATGGACGATACGTACTTGCCGGCAGTACCAACTTCACCCAGTCAGGCATTCATGGCGACCTGGATGCTGAAGGAAATTTGATTTCAGACGGTAATGACAATCATATTCTGGTTATAGATAGCATAGAACTGGCACGCGAAGTGACAACACAAATGGATTTAATGTGGGGCGATGGACCAGGCGGTCTGAGTGATTCGCTGTTCGGTTTAAGTAAACCTGACCATGCGTTAACTACAGTTTATACCACAAACGATAACATTCGCATTGACGTGCAATTTACTCCCCAGTCAGCAAGTAATTATCAGGGCTCTGGCATAGATACAACAGTTGGCTTTGTGAGTGCGGGACTCTCAGAAATTGATATTGCGCAGTTTGTCATCTCTGCACAGGATATTGCGGACGCTGCTGAAGTGCCCAACAACAGTGGTGCTGTAGTCAGAGGGATTGGTGATAGTAGCTTTTTCTACCGGTACTATAGCGAGTTCCAGGATATGCTGGGCAATACTGTTCTCAAGGATGATGGTACAGAGGAAGTAGATAGCTTCACCGGCGCAACAAACAATCCGTGGGAGATTCCTGCAGATATGCGCGTTGCTTCCCACTTACAGGGAGGTGATAAATGGCACCACAAATATATACGTGTTGATGACAAAGTACTTACCGGTTCGCATAATGCTTCCGGTGCAGGCTCGTTTACTAACGATGAAACCATTTTGATTATTCACGATGCGCAGACTGCAGCAAAGTTTAAAGGTCACTTTGACCTCGCATTTTGTCTCTCAGGCAGTGAGCAAAACTGTACAGAAACCACCTTCCAGGGTGGCACATGGGAGGGTGTAACCTTCTCTGGTGAGGAGGTAGCCAGTGTGCTGGATATTGTTAATAATGCTACCATGCAGCAACTGGATATCGATGCAGCAATGAATAAACGTACTGCTGAAAATATTATCAGCGCAAGACCGATAGCGGATATGGATCAGTTGGAAGCTGTCCCCTATGTCGGGAATGCGGCTATGACCGATCTTTATGATTACATGCCTGCCTGGGAAGCGCTGTAA
- a CDS encoding PAS domain S-box protein encodes MSVNVRLSMPAVLFGLLYVLAPSRVWAMAAQVQAMPATLFAIGFWSLVSIAVLFIILFVAKVFANKRLLRAQQSGQAEIDKLVSRQDNLPTGIIYLDDAHEILTLNRTAAAVLGQKPDLLMGQPVTDVLPESVRDALSKALQADWEQILVCKLPARDRYFRIRVIPNMPDTTRCNGQLVIEDVDQYEHKLSNAEVMEAHQYALWNQKALGIIQLRPATGDVSINESMAAWLGQSAQDVQSIESLFSDKSKNAVVQLLSRAAEGHSDSIEVDLVCADRPVPVTLYASAVAYTLEDEPLIHLTCINRQAERDFASQAATHKRHFQSLCAMLPHSTYLLNNTLTIEHYNREFAKTFDLESGVVKGQKITELAGLSEKIKKLHSTLQGTMLKQEVITLENEQGQTRTLKLLLQPISENNQRTAVLVVVQDLTDNIALEDERNHARQRLLSFMDQAPMGVVMFDENDIIKESNHTTSRQLGLSGDELRGKSFYNLFTNADDARRAAKKLQRHDRFAELPARLNGALKPLSATLHASKISEIPQEFVCWIGGREEQEFLNTRFEKLVKYASVPVGILSEDGFSHLNSAACVFFGLDDEDELLGKSPDFRPLNVSDADSQMMADKLELAKTQGQVLTFNWQHAHSNEELPCEVTLIPIHRDGALQSVICIWVDLRAIEQSNAARMEAVRLREAAQREVEEKQQMLATSEDKLQRQSATLAETEQSLASTEKRLNQAEEDLSEKLETISDLQQAHKDISEHLASLQDDYASNRALLAESQQINTELEEQLSRSSAKVGSLEQQRSQIADALQYSEKKYRQAQTQLDESRKETGRLKDEQQAQQHEVQQYVEQIDTLKASIEEKDHELTAVSSKIQTLQSQLVSSGQTSEKLREQLLNQRKASEEAEKQRRQIELACQAAEAELAAKARNIDHLQHEMEMLEKMSQQEKGDMEAYARQLQQELEQKQSQLSQTESALVDIRAQAEADREEKAKQQDTLTRLQLEMQEAEAQAKARQEEMAELNQAREKEQARLQEALDAKHALLTDTAQNLEEAKRQNEAAAQEKARQQAIVSKLQEEMQQTRAEAESNQQKLAELNAERMEEHARLQEDLKAKQLQLQEAKATLQDNQQRTESDKEERVKQQAVFEKLKAELSSMESRSAEQQAAIEQTEKDRQNEQEAMEKALAARQAQLDETKAELQTRQQQMDEEKRAREAQQSLLDQLQQEMSEMQARAQQQKDEMASSEKAREEEQQRLTQELQDKQEQLSAAQSELEARQQQMEEEKLAREEQQAMLEQLKSELEDVAQRASKQQEMMSGSDEQWRKHHEEIEAQKKQLQQALNQAENQNNAMQTQLEQSREALTQANSKVSKTQSEEQKLQAELDEARDKAEALNEKLRQQEAQEAELKTQVQKQQSALGEREQSISELKSSQQALTEKLAAVEKEYAQTKASLKQQDSSQNELSDSLRQLEEELNQSKAQLTGKEEALEKAQARLKESESKLAEQEKALIDAQKAELQSAQDNSHEDAPAAREIPEFANDPVPDDPHVWFDLLPYLQQNEQVGSLAQSLTSLMDTMSEAVKDIDDAVAEDRHGKILLTSRNLVKLLRTIHSEPLNDMAERFETDLEYNNVDNISIFWPIARQNLMKTQRVIYSHLYQ; translated from the coding sequence ATGTCTGTAAATGTCCGGCTATCGATGCCTGCTGTTTTATTCGGTTTATTATATGTACTGGCCCCTTCGCGTGTCTGGGCGATGGCCGCGCAGGTACAAGCCATGCCCGCTACATTGTTTGCCATCGGCTTCTGGTCTCTGGTAAGCATCGCTGTACTTTTTATCATCTTATTTGTTGCCAAGGTCTTTGCGAATAAGCGCTTATTGCGCGCGCAGCAGAGCGGCCAGGCAGAAATTGACAAGCTGGTATCACGTCAGGACAACCTGCCTACCGGTATCATCTATCTTGATGACGCTCACGAAATTTTGACACTGAACAGAACTGCGGCAGCGGTATTAGGACAAAAGCCGGATTTGTTAATGGGTCAGCCGGTGACCGATGTATTGCCTGAGAGTGTCCGGGACGCATTGAGTAAAGCGTTGCAAGCCGACTGGGAACAAATACTGGTGTGTAAGCTTCCTGCCCGTGACCGTTATTTTCGTATTCGTGTGATTCCCAATATGCCGGATACGACACGGTGCAATGGTCAACTGGTAATCGAAGACGTCGACCAGTATGAGCATAAACTCAGTAATGCTGAAGTGATGGAGGCACACCAGTACGCATTGTGGAATCAGAAGGCGCTGGGGATAATTCAGTTACGCCCCGCCACGGGCGATGTCAGTATTAACGAGAGCATGGCTGCATGGCTGGGTCAGTCCGCACAAGATGTTCAAAGTATTGAATCGTTATTTTCCGATAAAAGTAAAAATGCGGTTGTACAGTTGTTATCCCGGGCTGCAGAAGGTCATAGCGATAGCATTGAGGTCGATTTGGTCTGTGCCGACAGACCGGTTCCCGTTACACTCTACGCCAGTGCGGTAGCGTATACGTTGGAGGACGAACCGCTTATTCACCTCACTTGCATCAATCGTCAGGCTGAACGTGATTTTGCCAGTCAGGCTGCGACACATAAACGCCACTTCCAGTCCCTTTGTGCAATGCTGCCTCACAGCACTTATCTGCTTAATAACACACTAACTATTGAACATTACAATCGTGAGTTCGCCAAAACATTTGATCTCGAATCAGGTGTGGTCAAGGGCCAGAAGATTACTGAGCTGGCTGGATTGAGTGAAAAAATTAAAAAGCTTCACAGTACGCTGCAGGGCACAATGCTCAAACAGGAGGTGATTACTCTTGAAAACGAGCAAGGTCAGACCCGGACACTTAAGTTACTTCTACAGCCGATAAGTGAAAATAATCAGAGAACGGCAGTACTGGTGGTAGTCCAGGATTTGACCGATAACATTGCACTTGAAGATGAACGTAATCATGCCCGACAACGTCTATTGAGCTTTATGGATCAGGCTCCGATGGGTGTGGTGATGTTCGATGAAAACGATATTATCAAAGAGAGCAACCATACAACATCCAGACAGCTCGGTTTATCTGGTGATGAACTTCGCGGCAAGTCTTTTTATAACCTGTTCACTAATGCTGATGACGCCCGCAGAGCGGCTAAAAAGCTACAGCGACACGACAGATTTGCAGAGCTGCCTGCTCGTTTAAACGGTGCGCTCAAGCCGCTGTCAGCGACGTTACATGCGAGTAAAATCAGTGAAATTCCACAGGAATTTGTTTGTTGGATAGGCGGCAGAGAAGAGCAGGAGTTCCTGAATACCCGCTTTGAAAAACTGGTTAAATACGCCAGTGTACCGGTGGGGATCCTCTCTGAGGATGGCTTCTCACATTTGAATTCTGCTGCCTGTGTCTTCTTCGGGTTGGATGATGAAGACGAACTGCTGGGTAAAAGCCCGGATTTCCGCCCGCTGAATGTCAGCGATGCAGATAGTCAGATGATGGCAGATAAACTCGAACTGGCAAAGACGCAGGGGCAGGTACTAACGTTTAACTGGCAGCATGCACACAGTAACGAGGAACTGCCGTGCGAGGTCACACTTATTCCTATTCACCGTGATGGTGCATTGCAGTCGGTTATCTGCATATGGGTTGACCTTCGCGCCATTGAGCAGTCAAACGCAGCTCGGATGGAGGCCGTGCGTTTAAGGGAGGCTGCACAACGTGAAGTGGAAGAAAAGCAGCAAATGCTGGCAACCAGCGAAGACAAATTGCAGCGACAGTCTGCAACGTTGGCAGAAACTGAGCAGTCTCTGGCATCCACAGAGAAGCGACTCAATCAGGCCGAAGAAGATTTATCTGAAAAACTCGAAACTATTTCAGACCTTCAACAGGCGCATAAAGATATCAGTGAGCATCTGGCCAGTTTGCAGGATGACTATGCCAGCAACCGCGCTTTACTGGCTGAGAGCCAGCAAATTAACACAGAGCTGGAAGAGCAGTTAAGCCGTTCAAGCGCAAAAGTCGGCAGTCTTGAGCAACAGCGTAGCCAGATAGCGGATGCCCTTCAGTACAGCGAGAAAAAGTATCGCCAGGCACAGACGCAGCTTGATGAAAGCAGGAAAGAAACCGGACGCCTGAAGGACGAGCAGCAAGCGCAACAGCATGAAGTGCAGCAGTATGTTGAACAAATTGATACGCTTAAAGCATCAATAGAGGAAAAAGACCACGAACTAACAGCAGTAAGCAGCAAGATTCAGACATTGCAGTCACAGTTAGTCAGCTCGGGTCAGACATCAGAAAAGCTGCGTGAGCAGTTACTGAATCAGCGCAAGGCCAGCGAAGAGGCAGAGAAACAGCGTCGCCAAATAGAGCTGGCATGTCAGGCAGCAGAAGCTGAATTAGCGGCGAAAGCCAGAAATATTGACCATCTGCAGCACGAAATGGAAATGCTGGAAAAAATGTCTCAGCAGGAAAAAGGGGACATGGAGGCCTATGCAAGACAGTTGCAACAAGAGTTGGAGCAAAAGCAATCTCAGCTGAGTCAGACTGAATCGGCGCTGGTGGATATTCGCGCTCAGGCAGAGGCAGATCGTGAAGAAAAAGCGAAGCAGCAGGATACGCTGACGCGTTTGCAACTTGAAATGCAGGAAGCAGAGGCGCAGGCTAAAGCCCGTCAGGAGGAAATGGCTGAACTGAACCAGGCGCGCGAAAAGGAGCAGGCACGTCTGCAGGAAGCATTGGATGCGAAACACGCCTTATTAACCGATACCGCTCAGAATCTTGAAGAGGCAAAAAGACAAAATGAAGCCGCCGCACAGGAAAAAGCGCGTCAGCAGGCGATTGTCAGCAAACTTCAGGAAGAAATGCAGCAAACCCGGGCAGAAGCAGAAAGTAATCAGCAGAAACTGGCTGAATTGAATGCCGAGCGCATGGAAGAGCATGCGCGACTTCAGGAAGATCTGAAAGCGAAGCAATTACAGCTACAGGAAGCAAAGGCCACATTGCAGGATAATCAGCAGCGCACTGAATCCGATAAAGAAGAGCGGGTTAAACAACAGGCAGTGTTTGAGAAACTGAAGGCAGAGCTGTCATCGATGGAGTCACGCTCGGCAGAGCAACAGGCAGCTATAGAGCAGACCGAAAAAGACCGCCAGAATGAACAGGAGGCAATGGAAAAAGCGCTGGCTGCCCGTCAGGCGCAGTTAGATGAAACCAAAGCAGAATTGCAGACTCGCCAGCAACAAATGGATGAAGAGAAACGCGCTAGGGAAGCACAGCAATCGCTGTTAGATCAGCTGCAGCAGGAAATGTCAGAGATGCAGGCCCGGGCGCAGCAACAAAAAGACGAGATGGCGTCCAGTGAAAAGGCCCGTGAGGAGGAACAGCAGCGTCTGACTCAGGAATTACAAGATAAACAGGAACAGCTGAGCGCAGCGCAGAGCGAACTGGAAGCCAGACAGCAGCAAATGGAAGAGGAAAAGCTCGCCCGCGAAGAGCAACAGGCTATGCTGGAACAGCTTAAATCTGAGCTTGAAGATGTTGCTCAACGCGCTTCAAAGCAGCAGGAAATGATGAGTGGCAGCGATGAGCAGTGGCGTAAGCATCATGAAGAAATTGAAGCCCAGAAGAAGCAACTGCAGCAGGCACTGAATCAGGCTGAGAACCAAAATAACGCCATGCAGACACAGTTGGAGCAAAGTCGCGAGGCATTGACCCAGGCAAACTCGAAAGTCTCGAAAACGCAGAGCGAAGAACAAAAGCTTCAGGCTGAACTTGACGAGGCCAGAGATAAAGCGGAGGCGTTAAATGAAAAGCTACGTCAGCAGGAAGCGCAGGAAGCAGAGCTGAAAACGCAGGTACAAAAACAACAATCTGCCCTGGGTGAACGTGAGCAGAGCATTAGCGAGCTAAAATCCAGTCAACAGGCGCTTACTGAAAAACTGGCTGCCGTAGAAAAGGAATACGCACAAACAAAGGCATCGCTAAAACAGCAGGATTCCAGTCAGAACGAGTTGAGTGATTCATTGCGACAGCTGGAAGAAGAATTGAATCAAAGCAAGGCCCAGCTTACCGGTAAGGAAGAGGCACTCGAGAAAGCCCAGGCAAGATTAAAAGAGAGCGAGAGTAAGCTGGCAGAGCAGGAAAAAGCACTCATTGATGCGCAAAAAGCCGAGCTACAGTCTGCACAGGATAACAGCCATGAGGATGCACCTGCGGCGCGGGAAATACCGGAGTTCGCAAACGATCCGGTTCCTGATGATCCTCACGTATGGTTCGACCTGCTGCCATATTTGCAACAAAACGAACAGGTAGGCTCGTTAGCGCAGTCACTGACCTCGCTAATGGATACAATGAGTGAGGCAGTTAAGGATATTGACGATGCAGTGGCAGAAGACCGCCACGGTAAGATCCTTCTGACCAGCAGAAACCTGGTGAAGCTACTGCGTACCATTCATTCCGAGCCACTAAACGACATGGCTGAAAGATTTGAAACAGATCTTGAGTACAACAATGTCGATAATATTTCGATATTCTGGCCAATCGCCCGACAAAACCTAATGAAAACCCAACGGGTTATCTATTCACATCTTTATCAGTAA
- a CDS encoding sensor histidine kinase, which produces MKLTGKLESWLVASIALLSLLELAVLFIASQYTLASVIEDKTGQQALAIARSLASRPDITEAVENEYFPPELKKELSLLQHGYGASFVVVGNNDKKRLFHPIAEKVGMQMQGGDSDAALSGRYYVSRAEGSMGPSIRGKAPVLNEKDEVIGLVSVGYLDESVSLAIDKRSILILAIAIGILILAVLAALWIGRRVRSKLFGLQPDEIGRLYAEQKAIFNTVRTGIIALKTDGTVQRMNQRARNLLCPADAPPPKNLTDLFSQHTPFLLSSPHEHITGFELFANNQSLVLSRLPLQVEKQTAGLLISLRPADEVEQLSRQLARVEAFAELLRVQTHDYSNKLNTLAAMLQMGNTSKALELISNESQGVQTQVQQLLERVHTPTLAALLFGKYHKARECNISFRISPDTHLDGYEDRHFLECLVSIFGNLIDNAIEAVQRAKNTREPLVFVSLEELGNNIVFDVEDSGEGIEAVNNEHIFAPTFSSKKDARHGVGMYSVKTYLEACGGSIEIGESELGGARFSVYIPKPEIKS; this is translated from the coding sequence TTGAAACTCACTGGAAAATTAGAATCCTGGCTAGTTGCCAGTATAGCACTGCTAAGTCTGCTGGAACTGGCAGTTTTGTTTATTGCCAGCCAGTATACGCTGGCTTCTGTTATAGAAGATAAGACCGGGCAGCAGGCACTTGCCATAGCGCGGTCTTTAGCAAGCCGGCCCGATATAACTGAGGCGGTTGAGAATGAGTACTTTCCCCCTGAGCTGAAAAAGGAACTATCGTTATTACAGCACGGTTACGGTGCCAGTTTTGTGGTAGTGGGGAACAATGATAAGAAGCGCCTTTTTCACCCGATAGCTGAGAAAGTGGGAATGCAAATGCAGGGAGGAGACAGTGATGCGGCGCTGTCAGGGCGCTATTATGTTTCACGCGCTGAAGGTTCAATGGGCCCCTCTATTAGAGGAAAGGCCCCTGTGCTGAACGAAAAAGATGAAGTCATAGGCCTGGTCTCAGTAGGTTATCTGGACGAATCAGTCAGCCTGGCCATAGACAAACGATCTATCTTGATATTGGCAATTGCAATAGGCATTTTAATACTTGCGGTGTTAGCTGCCTTGTGGATTGGAAGGCGAGTCCGAAGCAAGCTGTTTGGGCTTCAACCTGATGAAATAGGGCGCCTTTATGCTGAGCAAAAAGCTATTTTCAACACAGTTCGTACCGGGATTATTGCACTTAAAACTGACGGTACCGTGCAAAGAATGAATCAGCGGGCCAGAAATTTATTATGCCCTGCTGATGCGCCGCCCCCGAAAAATCTTACAGATCTTTTCAGTCAACATACGCCTTTTCTGCTGAGCAGCCCGCATGAGCATATTACTGGGTTCGAATTGTTCGCCAATAACCAGTCACTAGTACTTTCTCGGTTACCATTGCAGGTAGAAAAGCAAACCGCGGGCCTGCTTATCTCACTACGGCCAGCTGATGAGGTGGAACAGCTTTCGCGACAATTAGCGCGTGTAGAGGCATTTGCTGAATTGTTGAGAGTTCAGACACACGATTATTCGAATAAACTTAATACACTCGCAGCAATGTTACAGATGGGTAATACCTCTAAGGCACTTGAGCTAATAAGCAACGAAAGCCAGGGTGTGCAAACACAGGTTCAGCAGCTTCTTGAGCGGGTTCACACGCCAACCTTGGCTGCGCTATTATTTGGTAAGTATCATAAAGCCAGAGAATGTAATATTTCTTTTAGGATCAGCCCGGACACACACCTTGATGGCTATGAGGACAGACATTTTCTGGAATGTTTGGTATCGATTTTCGGCAATCTTATTGATAATGCCATCGAAGCGGTTCAACGTGCGAAGAACACTCGGGAACCGCTTGTTTTTGTCAGTCTTGAGGAACTTGGCAATAATATAGTTTTTGATGTAGAGGACAGTGGAGAAGGTATTGAAGCTGTAAACAACGAACACATTTTTGCACCTACTTTCAGTTCTAAAAAAGATGCCCGACACGGCGTAGGAATGTATTCGGTCAAAACTTATCTTGAAGCGTGTGGCGGAAGTATTGAGATAGGCGAGTCTGAACTGGGCGGGGCACGGTTTTCCGTCTATATTCCTAAACCAGAAATTAAGAGTTAG
- a CDS encoding retroviral-like aspartic protease family protein yields the protein MFIRPLIKLVCFFLISLFISAFTVNAEPQGIALSRQGTGTLYVEATINNALSTSFLVDTGSGLVTLNKKTFSALTRNAKVTSMGYIAARMANGQIQKLQRFSVSSINIGGNCDLGAVEVAVIPSGANILGINALLKAGPFTISANELTLTGCKSKSST from the coding sequence ATGTTTATACGTCCGCTTATAAAGTTGGTTTGCTTCTTTCTGATATCGCTATTCATTTCTGCGTTTACAGTAAATGCTGAACCGCAGGGGATAGCACTATCCAGACAGGGCACGGGGACATTGTATGTTGAGGCGACGATTAATAATGCGTTAAGCACGTCATTTTTGGTAGATACGGGGTCAGGGCTGGTCACGCTGAATAAGAAGACCTTTTCTGCACTGACCCGAAACGCAAAGGTAACCTCGATGGGCTACATCGCAGCACGCATGGCTAATGGTCAGATCCAGAAACTACAGCGGTTCAGCGTAAGCTCGATCAATATCGGGGGGAATTGCGACCTTGGGGCCGTTGAAGTGGCTGTCATTCCTTCTGGCGCGAATATCCTGGGTATCAACGCATTACTAAAGGCTGGGCCCTTTACCATCAGTGCTAATGAGTTAACGCTTACCGGCTGCAAATCAAAAAGCTCAACGTAA